A window of the Streptomyces sp. NBC_00250 genome harbors these coding sequences:
- the egtA gene encoding ergothioneine biosynthesis glutamate--cysteine ligase EgtA, whose translation MSSSGIPRGGPALTEAEAEDLLRCICFKTGPPRTVGVELEWLVHELRDPRLPVRPPRLAAALDTVRSLPLVSALTFEPGGQLELSSRPAGSLMECLDSVAADLRAVRSALGPLGLTLSGYGVDPWHAPRGRVLHEPRYDAMEAALDRTGPAGRAMMCDSASVQICLDAGHEEPGPLGYHRRWRLAHLLGAVLVAVFANSPLHGGRRTGWRSTRQALWTDLDPRRALAPSPDGDPRAEYTAHVLDTPVMCVRADEGPWDVPEELTFRDWLRTGLPRPADADDLRYHMTTLFPPVRPRGHLELRMVDAQPGSDGWMVPVAVTTAVFDDPEAAETVYRAMKPLAERAGLAPAPRNPLWLAAARDGLTDPELHSAALAVFATAMEALPRIGASEEVRRAVAAFHERYVIPGSCPADDLEVVTS comes from the coding sequence ATGTCGTCCAGCGGCATACCGCGCGGCGGCCCCGCTCTCACCGAGGCGGAGGCAGAGGACCTGCTGCGATGTATCTGCTTCAAGACCGGCCCGCCCCGCACCGTGGGGGTGGAGCTGGAATGGCTCGTGCACGAGCTGCGTGACCCCCGGCTCCCCGTCCGCCCTCCGCGGCTCGCGGCGGCCCTCGACACCGTGCGGTCGCTGCCGCTGGTGTCGGCCCTGACGTTCGAACCCGGCGGGCAGCTGGAGCTCAGCTCGCGCCCCGCCGGATCGCTCATGGAATGTCTCGACTCCGTCGCCGCCGACCTCCGTGCGGTGCGGTCGGCGCTCGGACCGCTCGGCCTCACCCTCAGCGGATACGGGGTGGACCCCTGGCACGCGCCGCGCGGCCGGGTGCTCCACGAGCCGCGGTACGACGCCATGGAGGCCGCGCTCGACCGCACGGGCCCGGCCGGCCGGGCGATGATGTGCGACTCGGCCTCGGTGCAGATCTGTCTCGACGCCGGTCACGAGGAGCCGGGGCCGCTCGGCTACCACCGGCGCTGGCGGCTCGCCCATCTCCTGGGCGCGGTACTGGTGGCCGTCTTCGCCAACTCCCCGCTGCACGGCGGCCGTCGTACCGGCTGGCGCTCGACGCGGCAGGCACTGTGGACGGACCTCGACCCCCGGCGGGCCCTCGCGCCTTCGCCGGACGGGGACCCGCGCGCGGAGTACACGGCGCACGTCCTGGACACCCCGGTGATGTGCGTACGGGCCGACGAGGGGCCGTGGGACGTGCCGGAGGAGCTGACCTTCCGCGACTGGCTGCGCACGGGTCTGCCCCGGCCTGCCGACGCCGACGACCTGCGCTATCACATGACGACGCTCTTCCCGCCGGTGCGGCCGCGCGGCCATCTGGAGCTGCGGATGGTCGACGCGCAGCCGGGCTCGGACGGCTGGATGGTGCCGGTGGCCGTGACGACGGCGGTGTTCGACGACCCGGAGGCGGCGGAGACCGTGTACCGGGCGATGAAGCCGCTCGCGGAACGGGCGGGTCTCGCCCCCGCCCCGCGCAATCCGCTCTGGCTCGCGGCCGCACGTGACGGGCTCACCGACCCCGAGCTCCACTCCGCGGCCCTCGCGGTGTTCGCCACGGCGATGGAGGCGCTGCCCCGGATCGGGGCGAGCGAGGAGGTACGGCGGGCGGTCGCCGCATTCCACGAGCGGTACGTGATCCCCGGGAGCTGCCCGGCCGACGACCTGGAGGTGGTGACGTCATGA
- a CDS encoding flotillin family protein gives MGIGILAGVVVGAFAVLIAVFKMMWRVAEPNEALIISGSNHKNEGLGAGMGFRIVTGRGTLVLPGVQAVRKLSLDLNETQLSVECVTHQGIPLKVRGVVIFKVGDDFVSIANAARRFLDQQKLMSERVHIVFAGHLRAIVGGLTVEDMIRDREKLTGQARSACGTEMEKLGLIVDSLQIHEIEDPTGYIKNLAAPHAAAVQRDARIAQAEANRRATEAEQQAAARMSEATRDSEILQAGYQAERDQASAKARQAGPLAEAASRQEVVVQETRVAELEGHRKEQQLQAEVRKPADAMAYETRTLAAAERDARISAAEADAKETELASAAKATATRLTGEAEAAAQHAKGLAVAEATRAKGLAEAESIKARAAALAENQEAVVAQQLAEKWPEIVSAGASAFGNVDQMVLLNGADGMADVFAKALTMGGTGLGLARQLLSTMNPGAQERLGTGVPPAPRASEESVRITVGDEE, from the coding sequence ATGGGCATCGGCATTCTCGCGGGCGTCGTCGTCGGCGCCTTCGCCGTTCTCATCGCTGTCTTCAAGATGATGTGGCGCGTCGCGGAACCCAACGAGGCGCTGATCATCTCCGGTTCCAACCACAAGAACGAGGGTCTCGGCGCGGGGATGGGGTTCCGCATCGTGACCGGCCGCGGCACGCTCGTACTGCCGGGTGTGCAGGCGGTCCGCAAGCTCTCGCTCGACCTCAACGAGACGCAGCTGTCCGTCGAGTGCGTCACCCACCAGGGCATTCCGCTCAAGGTCCGCGGTGTGGTGATCTTCAAGGTCGGTGACGACTTCGTGTCGATCGCCAACGCCGCCCGCCGCTTCCTCGATCAGCAGAAGCTGATGAGCGAGCGGGTGCACATCGTCTTCGCCGGTCATCTCCGTGCCATCGTCGGCGGGTTGACCGTGGAGGACATGATCCGTGACCGGGAGAAGCTGACCGGGCAGGCGCGTTCGGCCTGTGGCACGGAGATGGAGAAGCTCGGTCTGATCGTCGACTCGCTGCAGATCCACGAGATCGAGGACCCGACCGGGTACATCAAGAACCTGGCCGCCCCGCACGCCGCCGCCGTCCAGCGGGACGCGCGGATCGCGCAGGCCGAGGCGAACCGCCGGGCGACCGAGGCCGAGCAGCAGGCCGCGGCGCGCATGTCGGAGGCGACCCGCGACAGCGAGATCCTCCAGGCGGGCTACCAGGCCGAGCGGGACCAGGCCTCCGCGAAGGCCCGGCAGGCCGGTCCGCTGGCCGAGGCGGCCTCGCGCCAGGAGGTCGTCGTCCAGGAGACCCGGGTCGCCGAGCTGGAGGGACACCGCAAGGAGCAGCAGCTCCAGGCGGAGGTCCGCAAGCCGGCGGACGCGATGGCGTACGAGACCCGGACACTGGCCGCTGCCGAGCGTGACGCCCGGATCTCGGCGGCCGAGGCCGACGCGAAGGAGACCGAGCTGGCGAGCGCGGCCAAGGCCACCGCGACCCGGCTCACCGGTGAGGCGGAGGCGGCGGCGCAGCACGCCAAGGGGCTCGCGGTCGCCGAGGCGACCCGGGCGAAGGGTCTGGCGGAGGCCGAGTCGATCAAGGCCCGTGCGGCGGCGCTCGCGGAGAACCAGGAGGCCGTGGTCGCCCAGCAGCTGGCCGAGAAATGGCCGGAGATCGTCTCCGCGGGTGCGTCGGCGTTCGGGAACGTGGACCAGATGGTGCTGCTCAACGGCGCCGACGGCATGGCGGACGTGTTCGCCAAGGCGCTGACCATGGGCGGGACCGGGCTCGGGCTGGCCCGGCAGCTGCTGTCCACGATGAATCCGGGTGCTCAGGAGCGGCTGGGCACCGGGGTGCCTCCGGCGCCCCGGGCATCGGAGGAGAGCGTTCGGATCACCGTCGGCGACGAGGAGTAG
- a CDS encoding TIGR02452 family protein codes for MSARLRAIARQTEEIVAAGHYQAPDGRTVSVADDLTAALAGTRLHGPEPVTVTPDTDRTPTLDVTGESSLAAARRMTAADATRPVAVLNFASARNPGGGYLNGAQAQEEALCRSSALHATLLRAPDYYAHHREDRDVFYTDRVIHSPRVPVFRDDRGVLLAEPFTVGFLTSPAPNAGVVRRRTPEHTGRLPAALASRAERVLETAAAAGYRRLVLGAWGCGVFQNDPEQVAGAFKALLTGDGRFAGHFEEIVFAVLDRAPGTPTLTAFARVVGPTAV; via the coding sequence ATGAGTGCACGACTGCGCGCGATCGCGCGGCAGACCGAGGAGATCGTTGCCGCAGGCCACTACCAGGCACCCGACGGCCGGACCGTCTCCGTCGCCGACGACCTGACCGCCGCCCTGGCCGGAACGCGCCTCCACGGCCCCGAACCCGTCACCGTCACCCCCGACACCGACCGGACGCCCACCCTCGACGTCACCGGCGAGAGCAGCCTCGCCGCGGCCCGGCGCATGACCGCCGCCGACGCGACCCGCCCCGTGGCCGTCCTGAACTTCGCCTCCGCCCGCAACCCCGGCGGCGGCTACCTCAACGGCGCCCAGGCCCAGGAGGAGGCGCTCTGTCGCTCCTCCGCCCTCCACGCCACCCTGCTCCGCGCCCCCGACTACTACGCCCACCACCGCGAGGACCGGGACGTCTTCTACACCGACCGGGTCATCCACTCGCCCCGCGTCCCCGTCTTCCGCGACGACCGGGGCGTCCTCCTCGCCGAGCCCTTCACCGTCGGCTTCCTCACCTCGCCCGCACCCAACGCCGGTGTCGTCCGCCGCCGCACCCCCGAGCACACCGGCCGCCTGCCGGCCGCCCTCGCCTCCCGCGCCGAGCGGGTCCTGGAGACGGCCGCCGCGGCCGGCTACCGACGACTCGTGCTGGGCGCCTGGGGCTGCGGGGTCTTCCAGAACGACCCCGAGCAGGTCGCCGGAGCGTTCAAGGCGCTGCTCACCGGGGACGGCCGCTTCGCCGGCCACTTCGAGGAGATCGTCTTCGCCGTACTCGACCGCGCCCCGGGCACGCCGACGCTGACCGCCTTCGCCCGGGTCGTCGGGCCGACCGCCGTCTGA
- a CDS encoding TetR/AcrR family transcriptional regulator: MLEEAMTAIAEDGLSSLTMSALAERLGTSGGHILYYFGSKDLLLLAALRWSEAALAEERRALLSRRTTAERKLDGFLRLYLPRGPRDPRWTLWIELWARTPGNSALGEAQEELDRGWQEDLEALLAAGVARRRFAPLDVRARASELLALLDGLSTRVVLGQESGRDPRPALEAARSAARALVTPYASHASDTDDVPGGTTN, translated from the coding sequence ATGCTGGAGGAGGCCATGACGGCGATCGCCGAGGACGGCCTCTCCTCGCTCACGATGTCGGCCCTCGCGGAGCGACTGGGCACCAGCGGCGGGCACATCCTGTACTACTTCGGCAGCAAGGACCTGCTGCTGCTCGCCGCGCTGCGGTGGAGCGAGGCCGCGCTCGCCGAGGAGCGTCGCGCGCTGCTGTCACGGCGGACCACGGCCGAACGCAAGCTCGACGGGTTCCTCCGGCTCTATCTGCCGCGCGGCCCGCGCGATCCGCGCTGGACCCTGTGGATCGAGCTGTGGGCCCGCACCCCCGGCAACAGCGCGCTCGGCGAGGCACAGGAAGAGCTGGACCGGGGCTGGCAGGAGGACCTGGAGGCACTGCTCGCGGCAGGGGTCGCCCGACGGCGTTTCGCCCCGCTCGACGTCCGTGCCCGCGCCTCCGAACTCCTGGCCCTGCTCGACGGGTTGAGCACCCGGGTCGTCCTGGGGCAGGAGTCCGGCCGCGATCCCCGGCCCGCCCTGGAGGCCGCCCGGTCGGCCGCACGGGCGCTCGTCACCCCGTACGCCTCCCACGCCTCCGATACGGACGACGTCCCGGGCGGCACGACGAATTGA
- a CDS encoding thiolase family protein yields the protein MSIRDVYIVDAVRTPIGKFGGSLAPVRPDDLAAHVVRALVDRSPALDPARVDDVYFGDANGAGEDNRDVARMAVLLAGLPVSVPGVTVNRLCGSGLEAVVQAARAIALGDASVAIAGGVESMSRAPWVLQKPERAFPAGHQQLHSTTLGWRMTNPRMPAEWTVALGEGAELVADKHGITREQQDAFALASHRKAAEAWAKGLYDDEVVPYPSVDLARDECIRDSTSMEALAKLKPSFRPEGGTVTAGNSSPLNDGAAALLLVDEDGLRETGREPLARIRTSAVTGIEPQLFGLGPVEAVRRALEKAGRSFADLRTFELNEAFAAQSLGCLAEWPELDPEIVNPRGGALAIGHPLGASGARLAGSVAHQLAAAGSGTGLAALCIGVGQGLALVLER from the coding sequence ATGAGCATCCGCGACGTCTACATCGTCGACGCCGTCCGCACCCCGATCGGGAAGTTCGGGGGCTCCCTCGCCCCGGTGCGCCCGGACGACCTCGCGGCGCACGTCGTCCGGGCCCTCGTGGACCGCTCGCCCGCGCTCGACCCGGCCCGCGTCGACGACGTCTACTTCGGCGACGCCAACGGCGCCGGAGAGGACAACCGCGACGTGGCGCGGATGGCCGTCCTGCTCGCCGGGCTGCCCGTCTCCGTGCCCGGCGTCACCGTCAACCGCCTCTGCGGCTCCGGTCTCGAGGCCGTCGTCCAGGCGGCCCGCGCCATCGCCCTCGGCGACGCCTCCGTGGCCATCGCCGGCGGCGTCGAGTCGATGTCCCGCGCCCCCTGGGTCCTGCAGAAGCCCGAGCGGGCCTTCCCCGCCGGCCACCAGCAGCTCCACTCGACGACCCTCGGCTGGCGCATGACGAACCCGCGCATGCCCGCCGAGTGGACGGTCGCCCTCGGCGAGGGCGCGGAACTCGTCGCCGACAAGCACGGCATCACCCGCGAGCAGCAGGACGCCTTCGCCCTCGCCAGCCACCGCAAGGCGGCCGAGGCCTGGGCGAAGGGGCTGTACGACGACGAGGTCGTCCCCTACCCGTCGGTGGACCTCGCCCGTGACGAGTGCATCCGCGACTCGACGTCCATGGAGGCCCTCGCCAAGCTGAAGCCCTCCTTCCGACCCGAGGGAGGCACCGTGACGGCGGGCAACTCCTCCCCGCTCAACGACGGCGCGGCGGCCCTGCTGCTCGTCGACGAGGACGGACTGCGCGAGACCGGCCGGGAACCGCTCGCCCGGATCCGTACCTCCGCCGTCACCGGCATCGAACCGCAGCTCTTCGGTCTCGGACCGGTCGAGGCGGTCCGCCGGGCCCTGGAGAAGGCGGGCCGCTCCTTCGCCGACCTGCGGACCTTCGAGCTCAACGAGGCCTTCGCGGCCCAGTCGCTCGGCTGCCTCGCGGAATGGCCGGAACTCGACCCCGAGATCGTGAACCCGCGCGGCGGCGCCCTCGCCATCGGCCACCCGCTGGGCGCCTCGGGCGCCCGCCTCGCCGGATCGGTGGCCCACCAGCTGGCGGCGGCCGGCTCCGGCACCGGCCTCGCCGCCCTCTGCATCGGCGTCGGTCAGGGGCTCGCCCTGGTCCTGGAGCGCTGA
- a CDS encoding alpha/beta fold hydrolase: MRLHTTTWGSGDRIALLVHGLMADHRTWRRVGPALADRGYRVVAVDLRGHGASGRAAGPGEYRPEDYADDLVETLPAGAELAVGHSLGGLVLALALERLKPARAVYSDPAWHLRAGPAGYRAEAFVRGTTMTREQIRGFNPDWSDEDLDTEMASVRGWDERSAYGLQDFVGADLWPARATVPSLIVKADPSTLVWPEDARMLAGRGFTVRSVAKAGHTIHRDDFDGFMSTLDDWI, from the coding sequence GTGCGCCTGCACACGACCACTTGGGGTTCGGGTGACCGGATCGCCCTGCTCGTCCACGGCCTCATGGCCGACCACCGCACCTGGCGGCGGGTCGGCCCGGCGCTCGCGGACCGCGGCTACCGGGTGGTCGCGGTGGACCTGCGGGGGCACGGGGCCAGCGGGCGGGCCGCGGGGCCCGGGGAGTACCGGCCGGAGGACTACGCCGACGATCTCGTCGAGACCCTCCCGGCCGGAGCGGAGCTGGCCGTCGGGCACTCGCTCGGCGGGCTGGTCCTGGCCCTCGCCCTCGAACGCCTGAAGCCGGCCCGCGCGGTCTACTCCGACCCGGCCTGGCACCTGAGGGCGGGGCCCGCCGGATATCGCGCCGAGGCCTTCGTCCGGGGCACGACGATGACCCGGGAGCAGATCCGCGGCTTCAACCCGGACTGGTCGGACGAGGACCTCGACACCGAGATGGCGTCGGTACGGGGCTGGGACGAGCGGTCCGCGTACGGTCTGCAGGACTTCGTGGGGGCCGATCTGTGGCCCGCCCGTGCCACCGTCCCCTCGCTGATCGTCAAGGCCGACCCGAGCACGCTGGTCTGGCCCGAGGACGCCCGGATGCTGGCGGGCCGCGGATTCACGGTCCGTTCGGTGGCGAAGGCGGGTCACACGATCCACCGGGACGACTTCGACGGGTTCATGTCCACGCTGGACGACTGGATCTGA
- a CDS encoding dihydrolipoyl dehydrogenase family protein: protein MTRTVESEHEYEYDVVVLGAGPVGENVVDRVRAAGLSAAIVESELIGGECSYWACMPSKALLRPVLARSDARKVAGLRESVYGPLDALEVFAHRDAVVGDWTDDGQVDWLDSIGVRIFRGHGRLLGPRRVEVAGPEGERHVLTARHAVVVCAGSRAVLPDLPGLTGARPWTSREATSSDRVPGRLIVVGGGVVGVEMATAWHALGAEVTMLVRGERLLPRMEPFVGEHVAAALTARGADVRTGVTVSAVVRDGGTGPVTVVLEGGDHVEGDQVLFATGRAPRTEDIGLENVGLKPGSWLDVDDSLKVTGSDWLYAVGDVNHRALLTHQGKYQARIAGAAIAARAGNTEPLDGASWGPHAATADHAAVPQVVFSDPEAAAVGLSLAEAERAGYRVRAVDLDMRQVAGAGLYAQGYRGHARMVVDLDREVVLGVSFVGPGIGELLHSATVAVVGEVPIARLWHAVPSYPTLSEAWLRLLEAYRG, encoded by the coding sequence ATGACGCGAACGGTGGAGAGCGAGCACGAGTACGAGTACGACGTGGTGGTCCTGGGCGCGGGTCCGGTGGGGGAGAACGTCGTCGACCGGGTGCGGGCCGCCGGCCTCAGCGCCGCGATCGTCGAGAGCGAGCTGATCGGCGGCGAGTGCTCGTACTGGGCCTGCATGCCCAGCAAGGCGCTCCTCCGCCCCGTGCTCGCCCGCTCCGACGCCCGAAAGGTCGCCGGCCTGCGCGAGTCGGTCTACGGTCCGCTCGACGCCCTTGAGGTCTTCGCCCACCGGGACGCCGTCGTCGGAGACTGGACCGACGACGGCCAGGTGGACTGGCTGGACTCGATCGGCGTACGGATCTTCCGGGGCCACGGCCGCCTCCTCGGGCCGCGCCGGGTCGAGGTCGCGGGGCCGGAGGGCGAGCGCCATGTCCTGACCGCCCGGCACGCGGTCGTCGTGTGCGCCGGCAGCCGCGCCGTCCTTCCCGATCTGCCGGGCCTGACCGGGGCACGGCCCTGGACCAGCCGCGAGGCGACCAGCTCCGACCGGGTGCCCGGGCGGCTGATCGTGGTCGGTGGGGGAGTGGTGGGCGTGGAGATGGCCACCGCCTGGCACGCGCTCGGCGCCGAGGTCACGATGCTCGTCCGGGGCGAGCGCCTGCTGCCCCGGATGGAACCCTTCGTCGGCGAGCACGTGGCCGCGGCGCTCACCGCGCGGGGCGCGGATGTCCGTACCGGCGTCACGGTCAGCGCGGTGGTACGCGACGGGGGTACGGGACCGGTCACCGTCGTCCTGGAGGGCGGTGACCACGTCGAGGGCGACCAGGTGCTCTTCGCGACCGGCCGGGCTCCTCGCACCGAGGACATCGGCCTGGAGAACGTCGGTCTGAAGCCGGGCTCCTGGCTCGACGTCGACGACAGCCTCAAGGTGACCGGCAGCGACTGGCTCTACGCCGTCGGGGACGTCAACCACCGTGCGCTCCTGACCCACCAGGGCAAGTACCAGGCCCGGATCGCCGGTGCCGCGATCGCCGCCCGCGCCGGGAACACCGAGCCCCTGGACGGGGCGAGCTGGGGCCCGCACGCGGCCACCGCCGACCACGCCGCCGTACCGCAGGTGGTGTTCAGCGACCCCGAGGCGGCCGCCGTCGGCCTCTCGCTGGCCGAGGCCGAGCGCGCCGGGTACCGGGTCCGGGCGGTGGACCTCGACATGCGTCAGGTCGCCGGGGCGGGGCTCTACGCCCAGGGCTACCGCGGGCACGCCCGGATGGTCGTCGACCTCGACCGGGAGGTCGTCCTGGGCGTGTCCTTCGTCGGCCCGGGCATCGGCGAGCTGCTCCATTCGGCGACGGTCGCGGTCGTCGGCGAGGTCCCGATCGCCCGCCTGTGGCACGCCGTTCCGTCGTACCCGACCCTGAGCGAGGCGTGGCTGCGTCTGCTGGAGGCCTACCGGGGCTGA
- a CDS encoding MFS transporter translates to MALSSAGTGSETGSSGTPADPSGSITPGTGAPVPGSPAGRPTRGLLPLLLGGNTAMYALYVGVPGMLLALQIEDIDPADKVANFGLVSGISAIFATVFNPVAGALSDRSGRRNPWILAGGLLALPVMLLLGGVHTILLVTIAWCLGQAVMNVYQAALTSVVPDRVPLAARGKASAAVGLGLPIGSTIGALVGAAFSEDYRTGYLVFGAIVAATAVLFTACARERRMPPKAPLPVKEQLAAFGSALKNHDFRWAFIGRALLILGYFAVAGFQLYILKDHTELPAGLSPEDAVAILMPLNAVAMVVSTVLGGWLSDRYDRRKLFVGASAALAALALLIPAASTSWTGMLAFSAVNGLGFGCYMAVDTALVTMVLPKAEDAARDMGVLNVANAGPQIVAPFVASLIVSLSGGYTALFLIAAVLSVLGALAVRPIRSVR, encoded by the coding sequence GTGGCCCTTTCCTCCGCCGGGACCGGCTCCGAGACCGGCTCGTCCGGTACCCCCGCCGACCCGTCCGGCTCCATCACCCCGGGGACCGGCGCGCCGGTCCCCGGCTCCCCCGCAGGCCGGCCGACGCGCGGCCTGCTGCCCCTGCTCCTCGGCGGGAACACCGCGATGTACGCCCTGTACGTCGGCGTTCCCGGGATGCTCCTCGCGCTCCAGATCGAGGACATCGACCCCGCCGACAAGGTGGCGAACTTCGGCCTCGTCTCCGGCATATCCGCGATCTTCGCCACCGTCTTCAACCCGGTCGCGGGCGCCCTCTCGGACCGCTCGGGCCGCCGCAACCCGTGGATCCTCGCCGGCGGCCTGCTCGCCCTGCCGGTGATGCTGCTCCTCGGCGGCGTCCACACGATCCTGCTGGTGACCATCGCCTGGTGCCTCGGCCAGGCCGTCATGAACGTCTACCAGGCGGCCCTCACCTCCGTGGTGCCCGACCGGGTGCCCCTGGCCGCCCGGGGCAAGGCCTCGGCGGCCGTCGGCCTCGGTCTCCCCATCGGCTCGACGATCGGCGCCCTCGTCGGCGCAGCCTTCTCCGAGGACTACCGGACCGGCTACCTCGTCTTCGGCGCGATCGTCGCGGCCACCGCCGTGCTGTTCACGGCCTGCGCCCGCGAGCGGCGCATGCCTCCGAAGGCCCCGCTGCCGGTCAAGGAGCAGCTCGCGGCCTTCGGCAGCGCCCTCAAGAACCACGACTTCCGCTGGGCCTTCATCGGCCGCGCCCTGCTGATCCTCGGCTACTTCGCCGTCGCCGGATTCCAGCTGTACATCCTCAAGGACCACACCGAGCTGCCCGCCGGACTGAGCCCCGAGGACGCGGTGGCGATCCTCATGCCGCTCAACGCCGTCGCCATGGTGGTCTCCACCGTGCTCGGCGGCTGGCTGTCGGACCGCTACGACCGGCGCAAGCTCTTCGTCGGCGCCTCCGCCGCGCTCGCCGCCCTGGCCCTGCTCATCCCGGCCGCCTCGACGAGCTGGACCGGGATGCTCGCCTTCTCCGCCGTCAACGGCCTCGGATTCGGCTGCTACATGGCCGTGGACACCGCCCTGGTGACCATGGTGCTGCCGAAGGCCGAGGACGCGGCCCGTGACATGGGTGTCCTGAACGTCGCCAACGCGGGGCCGCAGATCGTCGCCCCGTTCGTGGCCTCGCTGATCGTCTCCCTGAGCGGCGGGTACACGGCACTGTTCTTGATCGCCGCCGTACTGTCGGTACTCGGCGCACTCGCCGTGCGCCCCATCCGCAGCGTGCGCTGA
- a CDS encoding LacI family DNA-binding transcriptional regulator: MSQPTERTPERPTGRAVPTSADVARLAGVSRATVSYVLNNTSAVRISEPTRRRVREAAEELGYVPHAAARSLRAGHSRMVLLPTSHVPVGPLYSQFFNEFQWALRRLDYTVVQYGSVGLEGEEAARAWAELRPVAVVSLGEVRLTGQGVEILKRSGARAVITLGTQGVEGTHALVMDQGRVGEVATAHLVESGRRRIGVVIPEEQGLAMFSGPRLEGARRAVEGTDATVVPLPLRYEEESANALAARWRELGLDGVFAYNDEYAMLLMRALQDAGVAVPEDTAVVGADDLLLGRLLRPRLSTVRIDMVLGRELAELVDRAVREPEVPPRTRALLASEVVRRESS; this comes from the coding sequence ATGAGCCAGCCAACCGAACGCACTCCCGAACGCCCCACCGGGCGCGCGGTCCCGACCAGCGCCGATGTCGCCCGCCTCGCGGGCGTCTCCCGGGCCACCGTCTCGTACGTCCTGAACAACACCTCGGCCGTCCGCATCAGCGAGCCCACCCGCCGCCGGGTGCGCGAGGCCGCCGAGGAGCTCGGGTACGTGCCGCACGCCGCCGCCCGCAGCCTGCGCGCCGGCCACAGCCGGATGGTGCTGCTGCCGACCTCGCACGTCCCGGTCGGGCCCCTCTACAGCCAGTTCTTCAACGAGTTCCAGTGGGCCCTGCGACGCCTCGACTACACGGTGGTCCAGTACGGCAGCGTCGGCCTCGAAGGCGAGGAGGCCGCCCGCGCCTGGGCCGAGCTCCGCCCGGTGGCCGTGGTCTCGCTCGGCGAGGTCCGGCTCACCGGCCAGGGCGTCGAGATCCTCAAGCGGTCCGGGGCACGGGCGGTGATCACCCTCGGCACCCAGGGCGTCGAGGGCACCCACGCCCTCGTCATGGACCAGGGGCGGGTCGGCGAGGTGGCCACCGCCCACCTCGTGGAGAGCGGACGGCGCCGGATCGGCGTCGTCATCCCCGAGGAGCAGGGCCTGGCGATGTTCTCCGGTCCCCGCCTCGAAGGCGCGCGGCGCGCTGTCGAGGGCACCGACGCCACCGTCGTCCCCCTGCCGCTGCGGTACGAGGAGGAGTCGGCGAACGCCCTCGCGGCGCGCTGGCGCGAGCTGGGCCTCGACGGGGTCTTCGCCTACAACGACGAGTACGCCATGCTCCTGATGCGGGCGCTCCAGGACGCGGGCGTCGCCGTGCCGGAGGACACCGCCGTCGTCGGCGCGGACGACCTGCTCCTGGGCCGGCTGCTCAGGCCCCGGCTCAGCACCGTACGGATCGACATGGTGCTCGGACGCGAACTGGCGGAGCTGGTCGACCGGGCCGTACGGGAACCGGAGGTCCCGCCCCGCACCCGCGCCCTCCTCGCCTCGGAGGTCGTCCGGCGGGAGTCGAGCTGA
- the trxA gene encoding thioredoxin yields MSTVELTKDNFDEVVSGNEFVLIDFWASWCGPCRQFGPVYEAASKRHEDLVFAKVDTEAQPELAAAFEIRSIPTLMIVRDNVAIFSQPGALPEAALEDVIGQARKLDMDEVRKSVEDAKQQ; encoded by the coding sequence ATGAGCACCGTAGAGCTCACCAAGGACAACTTCGACGAGGTCGTGAGCGGCAACGAATTCGTCCTGATCGACTTCTGGGCTTCCTGGTGCGGTCCCTGCCGTCAGTTCGGTCCGGTCTACGAGGCCGCCTCGAAGCGCCACGAGGACCTGGTCTTCGCCAAGGTGGACACCGAGGCTCAGCCGGAGCTGGCGGCGGCGTTCGAGATCCGCTCGATCCCGACGCTGATGATCGTGCGCGACAACGTGGCGATCTTCTCGCAGCCCGGCGCGCTGCCCGAGGCCGCGCTCGAGGACGTCATCGGCCAGGCCCGGAAGCTGGACATGGACGAGGTCCGCAAGTCCGTCGAGGACGCCAAGCAGCAGTGA